The Acaryochloris thomasi RCC1774 genomic sequence AGGATCGATATCGATAATGATTGCCCCCTGTCACGAGCATCGGCTGTTACTTTTTTCCAGATAGTGTCATTTTTCATATTCTTCAGAAGCTGGTGTCCCTTCCATGTGATTCGGCTAATAAAGTATGCATCAATGAAGGTAGCTTGAGTTTCATGAGGCGTTCCTTCGAGAAGCCCTTCTTTAACCATTAAATAAACGT encodes the following:
- a CDS encoding DUF2513 domain-containing protein, which codes for MEFDNNLVRKILLEAEKADAGELITSFDCDGAAQQLVSEHVYLMVKEGLLEGTPHETQATFIDAYFISRITWKGHQLLKNMKNDTIWKKVTADARDRGQSLSISILDKLLSKALEKHLGL